The genomic stretch GTTGAGGTCCATCCAGTGATTGCGCCGCTGGAAGGGATAGACGGGCAGCGCGACCTTGTGGCGCTCGCGCCCCTGGTCCACGCCCCGCCAGTCCACCGGCACGCCCGCGACGTGAAGGGCCGCGAGCCCCTCCAGCATCTGCTGCCAGTCCGAACGCTCCGGCCGCAAGCTTCCCACCCAGAGCGTGTCCTCCTTCGTGATGCAGGACTGGCCCATGGTCACCAGCGTGGGCTTCGGGCCGACCTCCAGGAAGGCCTTCACGCCGGCCTGCTCCAGCGTCTGCATGCCCCTGGCGAACATCACCGGCTCACGAAGATGCTGCACCCAGTACCGAGGCGTCAGGATTTCCTTCCCCGCCTCGCGCCCGCTCAGGTTCGAAATCAGCGGGATGGCCGGAGGCTGGAGCTTCACCTTCGCCACCGCCTTGGAGAACGCGTCGAGGATGGGGTCCATCAACGCGGAGTGGAACGCGTGCGAGACGCGCAGCATCGTGCCGCGCTTGCCCTTCCGCGTCAGCTCGGCCACGCATTCGTTGACGGCGGCCTCGCGCCCTGAAATCACCACGTTGCGGGGGCCGTTGAGTGCCGCGATGGACACCTGCCCGTCATACTGGGAGAGCAGCGCCTCCACCTCCGCGGCATCCGCGGACACTGCGGCCATCGTCCCGCCCGCGGGCAGGGACTGCATCAGCCGGGCGCGCGTGGCGATGAGTTCCAGTCCTTCTTCCAGGGTGAAGACGCCGGCCACGCAGGCCGCCACGAACTCACCCACGGAGTGTCCCATCACGAAGTCCGGCCGGAGGCCCCACTGCATCCACACCTGCGCCAGGGCGTACTCGAGCGCGAACAACGCGGGTTGGGTGAAACCCGTCTCATCCAGCCGGGCTCGCGCCTGCGCGTCACGCTCAGCGGGGTGCAGCAGGTCGATGAGCGACTGGCCCATCAACGGCTTCAGCACCGCGTCGCAACGCAGGAGCGTCTCGCGGAAGGTCGGCTCGGTGCGGAAGAGTTCCTCCCCCATGCCCAGCCACTGCGCGCCCTGCCCGGTGAACAGGAAGGCCAGCCGGGGCTCCCCGTCCGCCTTCCCGCACAGCACCGACGATGACGTCTGCCCGGACAGGAAGGACGTCAACTGCGCCTGCATGGCCTCCTGTGAGCTTCCCAGCACCGCGAGCCGGTGCCGGAAGGCGTCCCGCCCCGTGTTCGCGGTGAAGCAGATGTCCTCCAGCGCCTGTGACGCGAGCCCAGGGCCACCGAGCGCCTGCGCATAGCGCTGCGCCAGCTCGTTCAGCGCCTGGGGGCTGCGCGCGGACAGCGTCAGGACGTGCATCGGCCGCGGCGTCGCATCCGGCGTCCGGGCAGGCGCGGGCGGGGCTTCCTCGATGAGGACATGCGCGTTGACGCCGCTGAGCCCGAAGCCGCTGACACCGGCCACGCGGGGCCTGTCGCCCTTGGGCCACGGCGTCACCTGCGTGGGGATGGAAATCTGCAACTGCTGCCAGTCCACGGCCGGGTTGGGCGTACGGAAGTGCAGGTGCGGAGGAATCTCGTCCTGTCCCAGCGACAGCACGACCTTGATCATCCCCGCGGCACCAGCGGCGGACTCCAGGTGCCCGAGGTTCGTCTTCGCGGAGCCGACGAGCAAGGGGGCGTCCGCGCCGCGCCCGTGCCGGAGCACCGCGTCCAGCGCCCGCAGCTCAATCGGGTCACCCAGCGGCGTCCCTGTTCCATGGGCCTCGATGTAGTTCACATCCGCTGGGGCCAGGCTCGCCGACTCCAGCGCCTTGCGCAGCAGCTTCTCCTGCGCGGGCCCGTTGGGAACCGTCAGGCCGCCACTGAGCCCATCATGGTTCACCGCGGAGCCACGGATGACGGCGAGGATGCGGTCCTTGTCCCGCTGCGCATCCGAGAGCCGCTTGAGCACCAGGACGCCGCAGCCTTCGCCGCGCCCGTAGCCATTGGCGGACGCATCGAACGTCTTCGAGCGCCCATCCGGCGCCAGCGCCCGCATCTTCGACAGGACGATGTTGTTGTCCGGCCGGAGAATCACGTTCACCCCGCCCGCGAGCGCCAGCGAACACTCCCCCTGCCGCAGCGCCTGGCAGGCCAGGTGGGCGGAGACGAGCGCCGAGGAGCACGCGGTCGCGACCACCATGGACGGCCCCTGGAGGCCCAGGACGTAGGACACACGTCCCGCGGAGAAGCTCAGCTCGTTCCCGGTCCCCATGTACGGCAGGTCCCGCGTCTGCACCGCGTTGAAGGGAACGCGCCCGTAGTCGCTGCTCAGGAAGCCGACATAGACGCCCGTGTCGCTGCCCACCAGGGAGCCCGGGGCGATTCCGGCGTCCTCCAGGGCTTCCCAGGACACCTCCAGCATCAAGCGCTGCTGCGGGTCGACGTAGTTCGCCTCGCGCGGCGACAGGCCGAAGAACTCGCTGTCGAAGCCGGCGATGGGTTGGTTGAGGAACCCACCCTCACGGACCACCATCTTCCAGCCCGCGTCCGGGTCCGCCGCGTAGTACGCATCCACGTCCCAGCGGTCCGGCGGGACGGTGCTCACGGCATCGACGCCGCCGCGCAGCAGCTCCCAATAGGCGCGCGGGTCATTCGCGCCGCCGGGGAACCTGCACCCCATGCCGATGACGGCGATGGGCTCCGAGCGCGCGCGCTCCAATCCATCCACGCGCGCCCGGAGGGTCTTGATTGCCAATGCCGCCCGTTGCAAGGGCGTCATCGACTCCATCGAGAGAGCATTCTCCTCGTTGGACATCCTCACTCGAATGGACTCATCCGACACTGCCCACCCCTTTCGTTTCGACTAGCTGATGGAGATCTTTTCCAACGGTTCCGGTGCAGGGCTGGACGCAGCGGCCGGGCTGCTTGAATCCGGAGAGGTAGCGCTCGCCGGAGGCGCACGGCGGTCACTGGGCCGGGCGCCCGCCTCGGAACCCGTCGTCCCCTTCGGCCGCTTCGCGAGGATCAGGTCCCCCGCCTTCTGGATCACGTCGCCAAACGACACCCCGGACCGGTGCGGCTGGCCCGCCGCCGGAGCCGTGTGCGCCTGCTTCGCCCGGTCCTCGATGGCCGCGTCGATGTGCTGCAGCTCGTGAATCTGAGCATCGAGGATGTGCGCGACACCCTTGAGCGCCTCCTGCTTCGCGCGGAAGAGCTGCTGCACCAGGCCTCGCCCGCCCGGAATCAGGGCGTTGGTGAGCTCGGCGAACCGAGCGCCGTACTCCGGCGAAGCGCCAAAAGAACCCTGCGGATAACGATCATCTTGCGTGGACATCAAACACCTCTTTCTTTTTGGAAACTCACGATGAGCCGGTCACCCTCCATGCGGGCGCCCGACGTCGGGAGGAGTGCAATCATCCGAGGCAACACGACGTTGCGCCGGACGGCCCCGACCTGGATGACGAACTCCGCGCCGCGGCGGGAGAGCTCGACATCACTCTTCGCCACGAAGGGGAGCCGCACCTCCAGCGAATACGCATCCACTGCGTCCTTGCGGATGCCCAGGGCAGGGTGCGGGGCCATGAGACGGACGGGGTCCTCTCCCTGGTAGAGCTGCTCTGCGAAGACCTCGAGCGGCTTCTCCCCCACCACCTCGGTGGCCTGGTGCGGGACCTTCAACACCAGCAGCGACGAAAAGGCGCTCTGGAGCTTCTCCACGTGTGACTGCTGCGCCCGCACCCGTTCGGAGCCGGCGTCGGCGGCTTCCGGTGCGAGTCGGTTGATGACGACGCAGTCCACCGCGAGGCCGAGCAGGCTGAAGTACGTGTACGCCCGCTGCGCCTCCTGTCCGGACACCGTGTCCGCGGTGGTCACCAGCCGGAGGGTCGTCACCTCCGGGTCGTGCAGCAGCGCGTCCACGGCGGTCAGCCGGTCGCGAACCTCCAGGCTCGCGTCCGCGCCGTGGAGGCTCGCCGCCAGCAGGCGTGCCTTGCGCCCCGGCTGCGTGGGTGCCTGCTGCTTGCGCGCGTACCAGCTCATCGCCGGCACGGTGTTGAGCAACTGCAGGGCCGTGCGGGTGGACGGGCAATCCACGATGACGAGGTCGTGCTGCTGCTCGCGGAGGTACTCGTCCAGGCGGAGGAGCATGACGACGTGGGCCGCCTCGGCCGTCATCGCCACCTCCTCCGCGTTCACGCGCTCCAGCCCGCCATCCACGAGCGCGGCCAGTCCGCCCTGGCCCCCGTTCCATCCCCGGCGGAGCTCTTCTCCAACGTCCACCTCGTGGAAGGA from Myxococcus xanthus encodes the following:
- a CDS encoding ArsA family ATPase — encoded protein: MARIILVSGTGGSGKTTVAAATALAASRRGLRTLVLSFDLSRGLSAAMGVESPLFSGPRGVPVGVNDHLSFHEVDVGEELRRGWNGGQGGLAALVDGGLERVNAEEVAMTAEAAHVVMLLRLDEYLREQQHDLVIVDCPSTRTALQLLNTVPAMSWYARKQQAPTQPGRKARLLAASLHGADASLEVRDRLTAVDALLHDPEVTTLRLVTTADTVSGQEAQRAYTYFSLLGLAVDCVVINRLAPEAADAGSERVRAQQSHVEKLQSAFSSLLVLKVPHQATEVVGEKPLEVFAEQLYQGEDPVRLMAPHPALGIRKDAVDAYSLEVRLPFVAKSDVELSRRGAEFVIQVGAVRRNVVLPRMIALLPTSGARMEGDRLIVSFQKERGV